Proteins encoded in a region of the Hyphomicrobiales bacterium genome:
- a CDS encoding ABC transporter transmembrane domain-containing protein translates to MTNKQTKDEKAHQASQDASNGDSPLADLTMSDFKNIGLPITENKGDEGTEQPHPIMSSVADIKQAFSPLVQNQDKSTSNAYDRCLRSLLVELKWPGEERHIVQAMPHFQDMDSLIQFQGVLSHLGFQSSVTAVSSRSLASRLPCLVVTDEETPFIALRILTNGRLLIYDGPKGDLSEIDMPKGKSLICAVETENKTDSLHRNRKISWFYDGLRKFKSKILVIFALTFVANLLALATPIYTMNVYNRVIGSKSLDTLGYLALAIIATLFFEVYIRRVRGRMVAYIGARFNTQLLTRGFERILNLPIKMTESASVSQQIVRLRQFENVQAFFTGPLVSAGLDLPFTVVFILAISIIHPTLAFIPVCLAIIFAIIALFSMPMTKRNVLFTGKSRQEHQNLLIETVNKRETVRQLRAEDVWIKRWHDIGQQYSARRFNAQFFDTIMHTLAQSLVMIAGIATLWVGALLVMKEELSVGALIAVMMFVWRILSPIQTAFLSLNRIGQFSETAKQADLLMSLAPERQVGGTPTLRRHYDGRITFNNVSFRYGSTGDPVFRGLTADIPAKQVVAITGDTASGKGTFLKLIMGLYQPLGGTMYLDGLNLKQLDVDEVRTSIGYVGPKPDFFYGTVAQNIRLAHPDATDSDVEEAMSRVGICLPHPQLEEGINTRLTSERLSSMPMALKQSLSLARAFVKNVPIYLLDSPMTLLNPFEKQALFDQLEAIRGNATVVISTNDDSLIDKCDRVLYLRNGVVAFDDTPEAFFRAKAKSKAS, encoded by the coding sequence ATGACCAACAAACAAACAAAAGATGAGAAAGCTCATCAAGCATCTCAAGATGCTTCAAATGGTGATAGTCCGCTTGCCGACTTAACTATGAGTGACTTCAAAAATATAGGCTTGCCCATTACTGAGAATAAAGGTGATGAAGGCACAGAGCAACCGCACCCTATAATGAGCAGTGTCGCTGATATTAAACAGGCTTTCTCGCCGTTGGTTCAAAATCAAGATAAGTCGACCTCGAATGCTTATGATCGTTGTTTGCGCTCCTTATTGGTTGAATTGAAATGGCCAGGGGAAGAACGTCATATTGTTCAAGCGATGCCACATTTCCAAGACATGGATAGTCTTATTCAGTTTCAAGGCGTTTTGAGTCACTTAGGCTTCCAAAGCTCTGTCACTGCTGTATCCAGCAGAAGTCTTGCATCCAGATTACCTTGCTTGGTCGTTACTGATGAGGAAACACCCTTTATTGCCCTGAGAATACTGACTAATGGTCGCCTGCTTATCTATGATGGCCCCAAGGGTGATTTGTCAGAAATTGATATGCCAAAGGGTAAGTCGCTTATCTGTGCTGTTGAGACGGAGAACAAAACAGATAGCCTTCATCGTAATCGTAAAATCAGTTGGTTTTATGATGGCTTGCGTAAGTTCAAATCCAAAATTTTAGTTATTTTTGCTCTAACGTTTGTAGCTAATCTTCTAGCCTTGGCGACACCAATATATACGATGAATGTATATAATCGAGTCATTGGATCTAAGTCATTAGATACACTAGGTTATTTAGCTTTAGCTATTATAGCGACCTTGTTCTTTGAGGTATATATTCGTCGAGTCAGAGGGCGCATGGTTGCCTATATAGGAGCGCGGTTTAACACGCAGCTTTTGACGCGTGGTTTTGAGCGCATCTTGAATTTACCAATCAAAATGACGGAGTCTGCCTCCGTTAGTCAGCAGATCGTGCGGTTGCGCCAATTTGAGAACGTGCAAGCTTTTTTCACGGGTCCCTTGGTCAGTGCTGGCCTTGATTTGCCTTTCACGGTCGTTTTCATTTTAGCCATTTCTATTATCCATCCCACATTGGCATTCATTCCAGTATGTCTTGCGATAATTTTTGCTATCATTGCTTTGTTCTCTATGCCCATGACAAAGCGGAATGTTTTGTTCACGGGGAAATCGCGTCAAGAGCATCAAAATTTACTCATTGAGACGGTCAATAAGCGCGAAACTGTGCGTCAGTTGAGAGCTGAGGATGTATGGATCAAACGTTGGCATGATATTGGGCAGCAATATAGTGCGCGCCGGTTTAATGCGCAGTTCTTTGATACAATCATGCATACATTGGCACAAAGCCTAGTGATGATCGCTGGTATTGCAACTCTATGGGTTGGTGCTCTTCTTGTTATGAAAGAAGAGTTATCTGTTGGTGCACTCATTGCTGTAATGATGTTTGTCTGGCGTATTTTGTCTCCTATTCAAACCGCTTTTTTGAGTTTGAATCGAATTGGACAATTTTCGGAAACGGCAAAACAAGCCGATCTGTTAATGTCTTTGGCGCCCGAACGTCAAGTAGGTGGGACACCAACGCTGCGCCGCCATTATGACGGTCGTATTACCTTTAATAATGTCAGTTTTCGCTATGGCTCAACGGGCGATCCGGTTTTTCGCGGTTTGACAGCGGATATTCCAGCCAAGCAAGTTGTTGCCATAACGGGCGATACAGCTTCTGGTAAAGGAACCTTTTTAAAATTGATTATGGGTCTTTATCAACCTTTGGGCGGGACTATGTATCTCGATGGCCTCAACCTTAAGCAATTGGATGTTGATGAAGTGCGTACATCCATTGGTTATGTTGGACCAAAGCCTGATTTTTTCTATGGCACAGTCGCTCAAAACATCCGGCTGGCCCATCCTGATGCAACAGATAGTGATGTAGAAGAAGCTATGTCTCGAGTTGGTATTTGCTTGCCGCATCCACAGTTGGAAGAAGGCATTAATACGCGCCTTACCTCGGAAAGACTATCCTCAATGCCAATGGCGCTTAAACAAAGTTTGTCTCTCGCCAGAGCCTTTGTCAAAAATGTACCAATTTATTTGTTAGACAGCCCCATGACCTTGTTGAATCCCTTTGAAAAGCAGGCACTTTTTGATCAATTAGAGGCTATTAGAGGGAATGCGACAGTCGTCATTTCTACGAATGACGATTCACTCATAGATAAGTGTGATCGCGTGCTCTATTTAAGGAATGGTGTCGTTGCATTTGATGACACACCAGAAGCGTTCTTTCGAGCAAAAGCAAAATCAAAAGCAAGTTGA
- a CDS encoding HlyD family type I secretion periplasmic adaptor subunit produces MRFFKDTVKDDNNLALPLEIDGGHWDGTFRRFLWALSLFVVAIVVISVYAPVREVALAEGEIIPVGSVVSVEHLEGGIVDTVYVGTGGLVKKGDLLIKLRPESGSGDFNQIRVRRDLISMRRLRLAAHLGNKEPDFSAFAKEYPRDVNEQRLLFETEKKTLASAGRILQSRLEQRRGDVLAREKELDVVMAQREIYAEQLEAQRKLIEKGFSSRNRLLAAKARVEEIRVTLTQLKGSIEAAKGSIVEIQSEIEQAKDAKRQEWSDLLVSTISELSELDERLTTAKDRVQRLTIHASKSGIIQSLTATLPGQVIRPGDVVAEIVPVHSSIEAEVRILPKDIGYVKVGHPAEISLSTFDPEVFGKVNGSVRKVSPTTFETERGEKYFKGLVTLDRSSLKKNGRDFPITAGMVVTASVITGSKSVMQYIMKPVVRSYGRAFSER; encoded by the coding sequence TTGAGATTTTTCAAAGATACAGTAAAAGACGATAATAATTTGGCTTTACCATTGGAAATCGATGGTGGCCATTGGGATGGTACTTTCCGCCGTTTTCTATGGGCTTTAAGTCTTTTCGTTGTGGCTATTGTGGTTATTTCGGTTTATGCACCCGTGCGTGAAGTGGCTTTGGCAGAAGGTGAGATTATACCAGTTGGATCTGTGGTTTCAGTCGAGCACCTTGAAGGTGGCATAGTCGATACAGTTTACGTCGGCACCGGTGGCCTTGTAAAAAAAGGTGATTTGCTAATAAAGCTTCGTCCTGAAAGTGGTTCTGGTGATTTCAATCAGATACGTGTGCGTCGCGATCTCATCTCAATGCGTCGCTTGCGGCTTGCTGCCCATCTGGGCAATAAGGAGCCTGATTTTAGCGCGTTCGCAAAAGAATATCCTCGTGATGTAAATGAACAGCGACTATTATTTGAAACAGAAAAGAAAACTCTTGCCTCAGCTGGCCGGATTTTACAGTCCCGGCTTGAGCAGCGCCGTGGTGATGTTTTAGCACGCGAAAAAGAACTTGATGTCGTAATGGCCCAACGTGAAATTTATGCAGAGCAACTCGAGGCTCAAAGAAAACTGATTGAAAAAGGGTTTTCATCTAGAAATAGACTACTGGCAGCTAAAGCCCGTGTTGAAGAGATCCGTGTTACATTGACACAGCTAAAAGGATCAATTGAAGCGGCTAAGGGCAGCATTGTTGAAATACAAAGTGAAATAGAACAGGCGAAAGATGCAAAACGCCAAGAATGGTCTGATTTGCTGGTATCAACGATTAGCGAATTGTCAGAGCTTGATGAGCGTTTGACCACAGCAAAAGACAGAGTGCAGCGCCTAACTATCCACGCATCAAAGTCTGGTATTATACAAAGTTTAACGGCGACATTACCTGGTCAGGTTATTCGCCCTGGAGATGTCGTGGCGGAAATAGTTCCTGTGCATTCCAGCATCGAGGCTGAAGTGCGAATATTGCCTAAAGACATCGGCTACGTGAAAGTTGGCCACCCGGCAGAAATAAGCTTGTCGACATTTGATCCAGAGGTATTTGGAAAAGTGAATGGTTCTGTGCGTAAAGTGTCGCCGACGACGTTTGAAACAGAACGTGGCGAGAAGTATTTCAAAGGCCTGGTGACTTTAGATCGCAGTTCGTTGAAAAAGAATGGGCGCGATTTCCCAATAACTGCCGGCATGGTGGTAACCGCAAGCGTTATAACTGGATCGAAGTCGGTGATGCAATATATTATGAAGCCCGTTGTAAGGTCTTATGGACGTGCATTCTCTGAAAGATGA
- a CDS encoding DUF2336 domain-containing protein, with protein sequence MNTNQLEALQKTLNNSSLEKRSMLLKYVSSLLQQNNSNITAQHIQILGNISESLIDNVDLDTQIQTAEIFAHLKLAPHGLIHKLAHLRIEVAAPVLENSLILSDDDLIEIILKNNAEYLKCIVNRKILSSRTTDSLMDVPDNEILSVLIQNTGASFSHNSFKKLTEIGINNDSIAKSLIDRSDMPYKIAADFMENLGLMGHGKLMEKGEKLRIKFGEQALQAHKLRNQRELFLPLTKTIIDQIGRGEKSLNDSLMTLCELGNHHVLCQVIAAYTQQEEEIITTALGKVNGTHLLKFCNQLELSRETFHAIIKLRTKHRDLPDSQIIHLMRQFDSHTI encoded by the coding sequence ATGAACACAAATCAATTGGAAGCACTGCAAAAGACATTAAATAATAGTTCGCTAGAAAAACGTTCTATGCTTTTAAAATATGTTTCCAGTCTTTTGCAGCAAAATAACTCTAATATTACTGCCCAGCATATCCAGATACTTGGCAACATTTCCGAGAGCTTGATTGATAACGTTGATCTAGATACACAGATTCAGACAGCAGAAATCTTTGCGCACTTAAAATTAGCACCACATGGTCTGATCCATAAATTGGCGCATCTAAGGATAGAAGTTGCAGCTCCAGTTTTAGAAAATTCGCTTATTCTTAGCGATGACGACCTGATTGAAATTATTCTCAAGAACAATGCTGAATATCTAAAGTGCATCGTAAACCGCAAAATTCTCAGTAGTCGCACAACCGATAGCCTGATGGATGTGCCCGACAATGAAATATTGTCCGTGCTCATACAAAATACAGGCGCCTCTTTTTCTCATAACAGCTTTAAGAAGCTGACCGAAATCGGCATAAATAACGATTCAATTGCCAAGAGCCTTATCGATCGATCAGACATGCCCTATAAAATAGCCGCCGATTTCATGGAAAATCTTGGCCTGATGGGACATGGCAAACTGATGGAGAAGGGTGAGAAGCTTCGCATCAAATTTGGCGAACAAGCCTTGCAAGCGCATAAGTTGAGAAACCAAAGAGAACTTTTTCTACCGCTGACTAAAACGATTATTGATCAGATTGGTCGTGGTGAGAAATCACTCAATGATAGTCTCATGACACTTTGTGAATTAGGCAATCATCATGTTTTATGTCAGGTTATCGCCGCTTATACTCAACAAGAAGAAGAGATAATTACAACGGCCTTGGGCAAGGTGAATGGCACTCATCTTTTAAAATTTTGTAATCAGCTAGAGCTCTCGCGGGAAACTTTCCATGCAATCATAAAATTGCGCACAAAACATCGAGATTTACCTGATTCCCAAATAATTCATTTGATGCGGCAGTTTGATTCACACACCATTTAA
- a CDS encoding D-Ala-D-Ala carboxypeptidase family metallohydrolase, which yields MPHTISAMKLLIALSIFISPTLSHSEGIFGNQPLHGADTKSISKTKNSQQNKTDKAAKSEKSEQAKTKKSQSPKTKKVATSKKAKPKSRRVVKSTKKSSKGTIKSYVAYRTSGNHVSTRCFPPRLRAVLQKVQRRYGVKPIVNSGYRSASKNRRVGGARKSYHVKCLAADIKVPGVSKYALARYLKNVSGVGGVGTYACKSFIHVDIGPKRSWHWRCRGRSGRRA from the coding sequence ATGCCACATACCATTTCCGCGATGAAGTTACTTATTGCGCTATCTATTTTCATATCACCGACGCTTAGCCACTCTGAAGGTATTTTCGGCAATCAACCACTGCATGGAGCTGATACCAAGTCGATAAGCAAAACAAAGAATAGTCAGCAAAACAAGACTGATAAAGCCGCAAAGTCAGAAAAGAGCGAGCAAGCGAAGACTAAAAAGTCCCAGTCGCCCAAGACGAAGAAGGTTGCGACATCAAAAAAGGCTAAACCAAAATCGCGTAGGGTAGTTAAATCTACCAAGAAGAGTTCTAAAGGCACAATTAAGTCATATGTTGCCTACAGAACATCAGGCAATCATGTAAGTACGCGCTGTTTTCCGCCGCGATTGCGTGCTGTACTTCAAAAAGTACAACGCCGTTATGGGGTTAAGCCTATTGTCAATTCAGGTTATAGAAGCGCTTCAAAAAACCGTAGGGTTGGCGGTGCTAGAAAATCCTATCATGTGAAGTGTCTAGCAGCGGATATTAAAGTTCCAGGTGTCAGTAAATACGCACTCGCTCGGTACCTAAAAAATGTGTCTGGTGTTGGCGGTGTTGGTACCTATGCATGCAAAAGTTTTATCCATGTAGATATTGGGCCCAAACGCAGTTGGCACTGGCGTTGTCGCGGCAGGTCTGGGCGCCGCGCATAA
- a CDS encoding D-Ala-D-Ala carboxypeptidase family metallohydrolase: MPDKLDLVAMCCAAVLISGCNGLNDEFETAAVASTPQATQNIVSPNKATIEDFSESSRKASELGLPFPRLTPLASSQLAAAAPVEKTDKTSVADTTSVASVAAPSNTAPLTDEELFLTEKELKLLEEGEKFALRERKRKSRLPKSASSHSPVNDGSVVTAQAATFPTIDDILAKAKSGFDLKSYNSFLKSRSSVDTSCFPPELRRILSLVHKRYGTKPEISSGFRSVAYNRRIGGARGSYHTKCQAADIKVAGVSKYVLAKYLRTIPDIGGVGVYGCRGIVHVDVGPRRNWHRPCRKRRRA, translated from the coding sequence GTGCCTGATAAATTAGATTTAGTTGCAATGTGCTGTGCAGCTGTTTTGATATCTGGCTGCAATGGCTTGAATGATGAATTTGAAACTGCAGCGGTGGCTAGCACACCTCAGGCTACTCAAAATATCGTTTCACCTAATAAGGCTACGATTGAGGATTTTTCTGAAAGTTCTCGCAAAGCGTCAGAGCTGGGATTGCCATTTCCAAGACTTACGCCACTTGCATCAAGTCAACTCGCTGCTGCGGCTCCTGTAGAAAAAACTGATAAGACTTCTGTTGCAGATACGACCTCTGTTGCATCAGTTGCCGCACCTTCAAACACAGCGCCATTGACCGATGAAGAGTTATTTCTTACCGAAAAAGAATTGAAATTACTTGAGGAAGGCGAAAAATTTGCTTTGCGTGAAAGAAAGCGAAAGTCACGTCTACCTAAGTCAGCTTCATCGCACTCACCAGTTAACGACGGCTCTGTGGTCACGGCGCAAGCTGCGACATTTCCAACAATCGATGATATTTTAGCAAAAGCAAAAAGTGGCTTTGATCTTAAATCTTATAATTCGTTCCTCAAATCAAGAAGTAGTGTCGATACCTCTTGCTTCCCACCTGAGCTTAGAAGAATATTGAGTCTTGTACATAAAAGATATGGAACCAAACCTGAGATCAGTTCGGGCTTTAGATCAGTTGCGTATAATAGACGGATCGGCGGCGCAAGAGGTTCTTATCATACAAAATGCCAAGCAGCGGACATCAAAGTAGCTGGTGTCAGTAAATATGTTTTGGCAAAATACCTTCGCACAATACCCGATATAGGTGGTGTAGGGGTCTATGGTTGTAGAGGCATCGTGCATGTTGATGTTGGACCACGCCGCAATTGGCACCGTCCATGTCGCAAACGTAGGCGTGCCTAA
- the scpA gene encoding methylmalonyl-CoA mutase: MIPDFTEIDFAKSDSSPQKGESWQTPEGIPVKPTYGETDLNGLNFLETKPGIAPYLRGPYPTMYVQKPWTIRQYAGFSTAADSNAFYRRNLAAGQKGLSVAFDLATHRGYDSDHPRVSGDVGMAGVAIDSILDIRQLFDGIPLDKMSVSMTMNGAVLPVLALFVVAGEEQGIDQGQLSGTIQNDILKEFMVRNTYIYPPAPSMRIVSDIFAYTSENMPKFNSISISGYHMQEAGATADLELAYTLADGLDYIKTGIEAGLDIDKFAPRLSFFWANGMNFFMEVAKMRAARLLWAKLVSERFQPKYPRSISLRTHCQTSGWSLTAQDVFNNVTRTAIEAMAATQGGTQSLHTNSLDEALALPTDFSARIARNTQIFLNQESGTTRVIDPWGGSYYVEKLTHDLAEKALAHIEEIDALGGMAKAIEAGIPKQRIEAAAARTQARIDTGAQTIVGVNKYLTQDDKPIDVLKVDNAEVRAEQIAKLSQLRSERDQTACDAALEALSKGAASNDNLLALCIAAARAKATVGEMSNAMEKVFTRHTAVSKAAAGVYRKAALSAEQLDAVATMVNTFKDNNDRKPRILVAKMGQDGHDRGQKVIASAFMDIGFEVELGDLFATPEEVAKQAAKSDVDIVGISSLAAGHLTHVPALKKALMDQGLTDVMVVVGGVIPPQDMPELYKNGADAIFPPGTVISAAAEKLVTDLNERKGYTQKPLEAYL, translated from the coding sequence ATGATCCCTGATTTTACTGAAATCGATTTTGCAAAATCTGATTCATCCCCGCAAAAAGGCGAGAGCTGGCAAACGCCAGAAGGTATCCCAGTAAAACCTACCTATGGCGAGACAGATCTGAATGGTCTCAATTTTCTTGAGACCAAGCCAGGAATCGCGCCCTATTTGCGCGGCCCCTACCCAACTATGTATGTGCAAAAACCTTGGACGATCCGTCAATATGCTGGTTTTTCAACAGCGGCAGATTCAAACGCGTTTTATCGGCGCAATCTGGCTGCCGGTCAAAAAGGTTTATCCGTTGCTTTCGACCTCGCCACCCATCGCGGATATGACAGCGACCACCCGCGCGTTTCCGGTGATGTTGGCATGGCCGGTGTCGCGATTGATTCCATTCTTGATATACGTCAACTCTTTGATGGTATTCCGCTTGATAAAATGTCGGTTTCCATGACCATGAACGGTGCCGTGCTGCCTGTCCTTGCGCTCTTCGTCGTGGCAGGTGAAGAACAAGGCATTGATCAGGGTCAGCTCTCCGGCACCATTCAAAATGACATCTTAAAAGAGTTCATGGTGCGCAACACCTATATCTATCCGCCCGCCCCTTCGATGCGCATTGTGTCGGATATTTTTGCCTATACCTCTGAAAATATGCCTAAATTCAATTCGATTTCGATCTCCGGCTATCACATGCAAGAAGCAGGTGCGACCGCAGACCTTGAGCTTGCTTATACGCTGGCTGACGGACTGGATTACATCAAAACCGGCATTGAAGCTGGGCTAGATATTGATAAATTTGCGCCACGGCTCTCATTCTTTTGGGCGAATGGCATGAACTTCTTTATGGAAGTTGCGAAGATGCGGGCAGCACGGCTTTTATGGGCGAAGCTTGTGTCTGAACGCTTTCAACCCAAATATCCTCGATCGATCTCACTTCGCACACACTGCCAGACATCAGGCTGGTCACTGACCGCACAAGATGTGTTTAATAATGTTACCCGTACAGCGATTGAAGCAATGGCGGCAACACAAGGCGGCACGCAAAGTCTGCATACAAACTCATTGGATGAAGCGCTGGCGCTTCCAACTGATTTCTCAGCCCGCATTGCGCGCAACACGCAAATTTTTCTCAATCAAGAAAGTGGTACAACCCGCGTGATCGATCCGTGGGGTGGTTCTTATTATGTCGAAAAACTAACCCACGACCTTGCCGAAAAGGCCCTAGCCCATATAGAGGAAATTGATGCTCTCGGCGGGATGGCAAAAGCGATTGAAGCCGGCATTCCCAAACAACGCATAGAAGCAGCAGCCGCACGCACACAAGCGCGTATCGATACGGGCGCACAAACTATTGTCGGCGTGAATAAATATCTCACCCAAGATGACAAACCGATTGATGTACTTAAAGTGGACAACGCTGAAGTGCGCGCAGAGCAAATTGCCAAATTATCACAATTGCGCAGCGAACGAGATCAAACAGCATGTGATGCCGCCCTTGAAGCCCTCTCCAAGGGCGCCGCATCGAACGATAATTTACTTGCCCTTTGTATTGCAGCTGCACGAGCCAAAGCCACCGTTGGCGAAATGTCAAACGCCATGGAGAAAGTCTTCACGCGCCATACTGCCGTTTCAAAGGCCGCCGCAGGCGTTTATCGCAAAGCAGCCCTTTCAGCTGAACAGCTCGACGCCGTTGCAACCATGGTCAACACTTTCAAGGATAACAATGACCGGAAGCCGCGTATATTGGTAGCGAAAATGGGGCAAGATGGGCACGATCGCGGACAAAAGGTCATCGCGTCCGCCTTTATGGACATTGGCTTTGAGGTGGAACTGGGCGACCTTTTTGCCACGCCAGAAGAAGTGGCCAAACAGGCAGCGAAAAGCGACGTTGATATTGTTGGCATTTCATCGCTGGCAGCGGGCCACCTCACCCACGTGCCTGCCTTAAAGAAAGCACTCATGGACCAAGGACTAACCGACGTCATGGTTGTCGTTGGCGGGGTTATACCGCCACAAGATATGCCTGAATTATATAAAAATGGAGCCGATGCCATTTTCCCCCCAGGCACCGTTATATCAGCGGCGGCGGAAAAGCTTGTGACAGACTTAAATGAGCGCAAAGGTTATACGCAAAAACCACTGGAAGCTTATTTATAA